AAAAAAACAGTCGGATTACTACAATTTCAATAAACCAACCGTTGGCTCTTTTTTCCGCGACGTGAATACCAGGGGGCTGTCAGCCACCATTGCCGATCGGAAAATGTGGGCTGAAATGAAAATGAATCCGACTGACCTCGCGGATGTCAGTGGCTACACCTACACCTATCTCATGAACGGGCAGGCCCCGCTGAAAAACTGGACCGGACTGTTCCGTCCCGGTGAAAAGATACGCTTACGGTTTATCAACGGCTCGGCAATGACCTATTTCGATATCCGTATCCCCGGGCTGAAAATGACGGTCGTGGCTGCAGATGGCCAGTATGTAAACCCGGTTACCGTTGACGAATTCAGGATTGCCGTTGCCGAAACCTATGATGTCATTGTGGAGCCTCAGGGTGAGGCCTATACCATCTTCGCACAATCCATGGACAGGACCGGTTACGCTCGAGGGACACTGGCCACGAGAGAGGGGTTAAGTGCTGCCGTTCCCCCCCTCGATCCCCGTCCTCTGTTGACCATGGAAGATATGGGTATGGGGGGAATGGGACATGATATGGCAGGAATGGACCACAGCCAGATGGGAGGCATGGATAACAGCGGAGAGATGATGTCTATGGACGGTGCTGACCTTCCGGATAGCGGGACATCCTCCGCGCCCATGGATCACAGCAGCATGGCCGGTATGGATCATTCCCGGATGGCCGGAATGCCGGGTATGCAAAGTCATCCTGCGTCAGAAACGGATAACCCACTGGTTGATATGCAGGCGATGAGCGTCTCTCCGAAATTAAATGATCCGGGTATTGGTCTTCGAAATAACGGAAGAAAGGTTCTCACGTACGCGGATTTGAAAAGCCGCTTTGAGGATCCTGACGGACGTGAACCTGGCCGTACCATAGAACTGCATTTAACCGGCCACATGGAAAAGTTTGCCTGGTCATTTAACGGAATCAAGTTTTCAGATGCCGCACCGGTGCTGCTGAAATACGGTGAGCGGCTCAGGATCACGCTGATCAACGATACCATGATGACTCA
The nucleotide sequence above comes from Escherichia coli. Encoded proteins:
- the pcoA gene encoding multicopper oxidase PcoA; the encoded protein is MLLKTSRRTFLKGLTLSGVAGSLGVWSFNARSSLSLPVAASLQGTQFDLTIGETAVNITGSERQAKTINGGLPGPVLRWKEGDTITLKVKNRLNEQTSIHWHGIILPANMDGVPGLSFMGIEPDDTYVYTFKVKQNGTYWYHSHSGLQEQEGVYGAIIIDAGEPEPFTYDREHVVMLSDWTDENPHSLLKKLKKQSDYYNFNKPTVGSFFRDVNTRGLSATIADRKMWAEMKMNPTDLADVSGYTYTYLMNGQAPLKNWTGLFRPGEKIRLRFINGSAMTYFDIRIPGLKMTVVAADGQYVNPVTVDEFRIAVAETYDVIVEPQGEAYTIFAQSMDRTGYARGTLATREGLSAAVPPLDPRPLLTMEDMGMGGMGHDMAGMDHSQMGGMDNSGEMMSMDGADLPDSGTSSAPMDHSSMAGMDHSRMAGMPGMQSHPASETDNPLVDMQAMSVSPKLNDPGIGLRNNGRKVLTYADLKSRFEDPDGREPGRTIELHLTGHMEKFAWSFNGIKFSDAAPVLLKYGERLRITLINDTMMTHPIHLHGMWSDLEDENGNFMVRKHTIDVPPGTKRSYRVTADALGRWAYHCHLLYHMEMGMFREVRVEE